The following coding sequences lie in one Flagellimonas eckloniae genomic window:
- a CDS encoding DUF5103 domain-containing protein, with amino-acid sequence MRFLIKQIFFCLCVSSVFAQIQEEVNPPSNIKTIVFTGPTEDQFPVIKLGESMTLEFDDLTASEQDYYYRIIHCDYDWTPSQLLKSQYLAGSDNQRIIDYENSYNTLQPYSNYRLTIPNQNVSLKASGNYLIKIFNNLDELQFSRRFVVYKDLVSVGGIVKRSRDFNFLNEKQVVQFNINTAGFPVINPKKEVKVAIIQNHFWPTALYNIKPQFTLGTELVYKYDQETSFYGGNEFLNFDTKDLRSPTFAISKVDFKELYHHYLFANVYRNDLAYTYFPDINGDFLIRTLQGDDVSREAEYSKVHFSLPYSNDIGLDNVYVFGKFNNYALEEENRMSFNEESGNMELALSMKQGFYNYKYIVEREDGTIDLNYISGNFHFTENNYLILVYYRDFGDMYDSIIGIGSVSSRNISN; translated from the coding sequence ATGCGCTTTTTGATCAAACAGATTTTCTTTTGTCTTTGCGTTTCCAGTGTATTTGCCCAGATACAGGAAGAAGTAAATCCTCCATCGAACATAAAAACCATTGTTTTTACTGGTCCAACGGAAGATCAATTTCCGGTTATTAAATTGGGTGAATCCATGACCTTGGAGTTTGATGACCTTACTGCGAGTGAACAAGATTATTATTATAGGATAATTCATTGCGATTACGATTGGACGCCTTCACAGCTTCTAAAATCGCAATACCTTGCGGGTTCAGATAACCAGCGTATCATTGATTATGAGAATAGCTACAACACTCTTCAACCCTATTCAAACTATAGATTGACCATTCCCAATCAAAATGTAAGCTTGAAGGCAAGTGGCAATTATCTCATTAAGATATTCAACAACCTTGATGAGCTCCAATTTTCACGAAGATTTGTTGTTTACAAGGATTTGGTATCGGTTGGTGGTATTGTAAAACGCTCCAGGGACTTTAATTTTCTCAATGAGAAACAGGTAGTTCAGTTTAATATCAATACTGCTGGATTTCCGGTTATAAATCCTAAAAAAGAAGTCAAAGTAGCCATTATTCAAAACCACTTTTGGCCAACTGCCTTGTACAATATCAAGCCACAATTTACCCTTGGAACAGAACTTGTGTATAAATATGACCAAGAAACCAGTTTTTATGGCGGAAACGAGTTCTTAAATTTCGATACCAAAGACTTACGGTCACCTACATTTGCAATTTCCAAAGTGGATTTTAAAGAATTATACCATCACTATTTGTTTGCTAATGTTTATCGGAATGATTTAGCTTACACCTACTTTCCTGACATTAATGGAGATTTTTTGATTCGTACGTTGCAAGGGGATGATGTATCCCGCGAAGCCGAATATTCCAAAGTACATTTTAGTTTGCCCTACTCCAACGATATTGGATTGGACAATGTTTATGTTTTTGGAAAGTTCAATAACTATGCACTTGAGGAAGAGAACAGGATGTCCTTTAACGAAGAGAGCGGAAATATGGAGCTTGCGCTATCAATGAAACAAGGCTTTTACAATTACAAGTATATTGTTGAGCGCGAAGATGGCACTATTGATCTCAATTATATAAGTGGAAACTTCCACTTTACAGAAAACAACTACCTTATTTTAGTCTATTACAGGGATTTTGGAGATATGTATGACAGTATTATTGGCATTGGCTCTGTGAGTTCGCGAAATATTAGCAATTAA
- a CDS encoding DUF3667 domain-containing protein, producing the protein MGNKPKVVSKGRYELKFRGTECLNCGHILDISDKYCPNCSQANSTKKLVLKDFWDEFFSSLINYDSKLLKTLYTLLIRPGTITKDYVKGKRISYTNPFRFLLSLAFLYFLLVTYNNKFAGLDKAAKNFDGKITSSSPFSFDLNSGQLSTDSTELREQTEKGLKQLDSMGITNVPVAEQLIQFDSIGLFTSKKKGIDKDSFMLADPKTYYKRIKDSTGINSFMLKMEFFASIIKNDSINSFDEASTKYNIENTSGTIMAFNSTNSLLKVIQQPGSFINSTISRLPFVIFFFLPLFTVFIWLIYIRKKYTYTDHLIFSFHNQSLLFILLILSLIIDTIFKMSSSGIFLLIFSFYLYKSMRKFYGQGRFKTIIKYIFLNTIFVFLALVVITILFTGSVFTY; encoded by the coding sequence ATGGGTAATAAACCAAAAGTAGTCAGCAAAGGTAGGTATGAACTCAAATTTAGGGGCACAGAATGTCTTAACTGCGGTCATATACTAGATATAAGTGATAAGTATTGCCCCAATTGCTCCCAAGCCAACAGCACAAAAAAATTAGTACTCAAAGATTTTTGGGATGAATTTTTCTCCAGTCTTATAAATTATGATTCCAAGCTCCTAAAAACCCTATATACCCTACTAATAAGACCTGGGACAATAACGAAAGATTACGTTAAGGGAAAACGCATTTCATATACCAATCCTTTTCGTTTCCTACTAAGCCTGGCTTTCCTGTATTTTTTGCTGGTTACCTACAATAATAAGTTTGCGGGATTGGACAAAGCAGCTAAAAATTTTGATGGAAAAATCACCTCATCAAGCCCCTTTTCATTCGACCTAAATTCTGGCCAATTGTCTACAGACAGCACAGAGCTGAGAGAGCAAACCGAAAAAGGCCTAAAACAACTAGACTCCATGGGAATAACCAATGTTCCAGTTGCTGAGCAGTTAATTCAGTTTGACTCGATTGGGCTATTTACCTCAAAAAAGAAAGGCATTGACAAAGATTCTTTTATGCTTGCTGACCCTAAAACCTATTATAAACGAATAAAGGACAGTACCGGAATCAACTCATTTATGCTTAAAATGGAATTCTTTGCCAGCATAATTAAAAATGACTCCATTAACAGTTTTGATGAAGCCAGCACCAAATACAATATTGAAAATACCAGTGGTACTATAATGGCGTTTAATTCTACAAACAGTCTTTTAAAAGTAATACAGCAACCAGGCAGTTTCATTAACTCAACCATTTCTAGACTTCCATTTGTGATTTTTTTCTTTTTGCCATTGTTCACCGTATTCATTTGGTTGATTTATATCAGGAAAAAATACACCTACACCGATCATCTTATATTTAGTTTTCACAACCAATCATTATTATTTATCTTGCTCATCCTTAGCTTGATAATAGATACTATTTTCAAAATGTCTAGTTCTGGTATTTTTTTGCTGATTTTCAGCTTTTACCTGTACAAGTCTATGAGAAAATTCTATGGACAGGGAAGATTTAAAACGATTATTAAATATATCTTTTTGAATACAATATTTGTCTTTTTGGCATTAGTGGTAATAACAATATTGTTTACAGGAAGTGTCTTTACCTATTAA
- the apaG gene encoding Co2+/Mg2+ efflux protein ApaG — MFTQITKGIKVSVQTTFEGTFFKNYKMHYAFGYTITIENQGNDVVQLTARHWDIFDALKEMETVDGEGVIGNKPVIKPGKSHTYSSGCLLASPIGAMRGHYHMVNFTSSEEFEVDIPTFKFAAPFAIN, encoded by the coding sequence ATGTTCACTCAGATCACAAAAGGAATTAAAGTATCCGTGCAAACAACTTTTGAAGGTACATTCTTTAAAAATTATAAAATGCACTATGCTTTTGGATATACCATCACCATAGAAAATCAAGGCAACGATGTTGTACAATTGACAGCTAGACATTGGGATATTTTTGATGCCCTAAAAGAGATGGAAACTGTGGATGGTGAGGGTGTTATCGGCAACAAACCTGTAATTAAACCCGGAAAATCACACACCTATAGTTCTGGCTGTCTTTTAGCTTCACCAATTGGGGCTATGCGAGGACATTACCATATGGTCAATTTTACATCATCTGAAGAATTTGAGGTTGATATCCCCACATTTAAATTTGCTGCCCCTTTTGCCATAAACTAG
- the pruA gene encoding L-glutamate gamma-semialdehyde dehydrogenase: MGKGFFQVPTAYNEPIKSYAPGTAEREEVLKQYDEYYNSQVEVPLYIGTKEIKTGNTKPMSPPHEHKHIVGHFHQAEKKHIEEAISNCLESREAWAALTWEQRASIFLKAAELIAGPYRAKINAATMMAQSKTIHQAEIDAACEFIDFLRFNVEFMSKIYTEQPESSDGIWNRLEYRPLEGFVYAITPFNFTAIAGNLPASAAMMGNVVVWKPSDSQVFSAKVIIDVFKEAGLPDGVINVVFGDPVMITETILSNPDFSGLHFTGSTFVFKELWKQIGNNIHKYKTYPRIVGETGGKDFIIAHPSAKPAQVATAIIRGAFEFQGQKCSAASRVYLPKSTADEILDLVKTDIDSFKKPGSPADMGNFITAVIHEGSFDKLAKYIDQAKADKNAEVIAGGGYDKSVGYFIEPTVILTQDPKYTTMCTELFGPVVTIYVYEDSDWAKTLKLVDSTSEYALTGAVLSTDRYAIDEATKALQNSAGNFYINDKPTGAVVGQQPFGGARASGTNDKAGSPQNLLRWVSPRLIKETFVTPEDYRYPFLG; the protein is encoded by the coding sequence ATGGGCAAAGGTTTTTTTCAAGTTCCAACAGCATATAACGAACCTATAAAAAGTTATGCTCCAGGCACCGCGGAGCGTGAAGAAGTACTCAAACAATACGACGAATATTATAACAGTCAAGTTGAAGTTCCATTATACATAGGAACTAAGGAAATCAAGACTGGAAATACCAAGCCAATGTCTCCTCCCCATGAGCATAAACATATCGTGGGGCATTTTCATCAAGCAGAAAAAAAACATATCGAAGAAGCTATTTCCAACTGCTTGGAATCTAGGGAAGCATGGGCAGCTCTGACTTGGGAACAACGTGCATCCATATTTTTAAAAGCTGCGGAATTGATTGCGGGACCGTATCGAGCAAAAATAAATGCTGCCACAATGATGGCGCAATCCAAGACAATACATCAAGCAGAAATTGATGCCGCTTGTGAATTTATTGACTTTCTCAGGTTCAATGTAGAATTTATGTCTAAAATCTACACTGAGCAACCAGAGTCTTCAGATGGCATTTGGAATCGGTTGGAATATAGGCCTCTTGAAGGTTTTGTATATGCCATAACCCCTTTTAACTTTACCGCAATTGCTGGAAACTTACCCGCTAGTGCGGCAATGATGGGAAATGTGGTTGTATGGAAACCTAGTGATAGTCAGGTTTTTTCAGCCAAAGTTATCATTGACGTTTTTAAAGAAGCAGGTCTTCCTGATGGTGTTATTAATGTAGTGTTTGGAGATCCGGTAATGATTACAGAGACCATTCTCTCCAACCCTGATTTTTCTGGACTGCACTTTACGGGCTCAACTTTTGTTTTTAAAGAACTTTGGAAACAAATCGGCAATAATATTCATAAGTATAAAACATATCCAAGAATTGTTGGAGAGACCGGTGGAAAAGATTTCATTATTGCACATCCATCAGCAAAACCAGCACAAGTGGCTACCGCTATAATACGGGGCGCATTTGAATTTCAAGGACAGAAGTGTAGTGCCGCTTCCAGAGTCTATCTCCCAAAATCTACTGCAGATGAGATTTTGGATTTGGTCAAAACTGACATAGATTCCTTTAAAAAACCAGGCTCTCCGGCAGATATGGGTAATTTCATTACAGCTGTCATTCATGAAGGTTCTTTTGACAAACTGGCCAAATATATTGACCAAGCAAAAGCCGATAAGAATGCAGAGGTTATTGCTGGGGGTGGTTATGACAAATCAGTGGGTTATTTTATAGAACCTACAGTCATTTTAACCCAAGATCCTAAATACACTACAATGTGCACGGAACTTTTTGGTCCTGTGGTTACCATATATGTGTATGAAGATTCAGATTGGGCTAAAACATTGAAATTGGTGGATAGTACTTCAGAATATGCTCTTACCGGAGCTGTTTTGTCCACCGATAGGTATGCCATTGATGAAGCTACTAAAGCTTTGCAAAACTCCGCAGGTAATTTTTATATCAACGATAAACCTACAGGAGCCGTTGTAGGCCAACAACCTTTTGGAGGGGCAAGAGCTTCAGGTACCAATGATAAAGCTGGCTCTCCTCAAAACTTACTGCGTTGGGTATCACCTAGATTGATAAAAGAGACTTTTGTGACTCCAGAAGATTATCGTTATCCGTTTTTGGGGTAA
- the rsmG gene encoding 16S rRNA (guanine(527)-N(7))-methyltransferase RsmG yields the protein MNVDLISKYFTTLTDTQIQHFRALEVLYQDWNQRINVVSRKDINELYLRHVLHSLGIAKIQKFNEGSSILDVGTGGGFPGIPLAILFPEVQFTLVDAIGKKIKVVQEVVDGLQLENVKTLHSRVEDLDEQFDFIVSRAVAAMPTFVHWTKGKVKKDSAHERKNGILYLKGGDLTDELKEYRTAQVFELKDCFEEDFFETKKVVYLPQKFKN from the coding sequence ATGAATGTAGACTTAATATCTAAGTATTTTACGACACTCACCGATACCCAAATACAACATTTTAGGGCTTTAGAGGTACTGTATCAGGATTGGAACCAGAGGATAAACGTAGTTTCCAGAAAGGATATAAACGAGCTGTATTTGCGCCATGTACTTCATTCTCTTGGAATTGCAAAAATTCAAAAATTCAATGAAGGTTCTTCAATTTTAGATGTGGGCACTGGTGGTGGATTTCCTGGTATTCCATTGGCCATTTTGTTTCCCGAGGTACAATTTACTCTTGTGGACGCCATAGGTAAAAAAATTAAAGTTGTTCAGGAAGTGGTGGATGGGCTTCAATTAGAAAATGTAAAGACCTTGCACTCTAGAGTGGAAGATTTGGATGAACAGTTCGATTTTATTGTTAGTCGGGCAGTTGCGGCAATGCCAACTTTTGTGCATTGGACAAAAGGGAAAGTAAAAAAAGACTCCGCTCATGAGCGAAAAAATGGTATTCTATATCTCAAAGGTGGGGATTTGACCGATGAATTGAAAGAATACAGGACTGCTCAAGTCTTTGAACTAAAAGATTGTTTTGAAGAAGATTTCTTTGAGACCAAAAAGGTTGTGTATCTACCTCAGAAGTTCAAAAACTAG
- a CDS encoding fatty acid desaturase family protein — protein MEKDIIRFSRKDSAQFFKTLNKRVNQYFSENKIKKTGNWKLHLKTVVMFAVFLTPYFLMLTLNLPFWGYVLLSVTMGVGMAGVGMNVMHDGNHGSYSNKKWVNKLMGGSIYILAGNVYNWQVQHNVLHHTYTNIQDHDEDMEAGRILRFSRHAEWRKHHKFQHFYSIFLYGLLTFNWAITTDFQQMYRYMKRKLSYGKLPNPVINWSTLVITKTIYITIWIVLPLLLVDIPWWQILLGFFIMHYVAGVILSVVFQLAHIVDDADTPLPDENGTMKNTWAIHQLATTVNFGTKNRIVNWFTGGLNHQVEHHIFPNISHVHYTKISKIVKQTAKEFNLPYNEYKTTRKAIISHFKHLKELGKEPVLQY, from the coding sequence ATGGAAAAGGATATCATCCGATTTTCAAGAAAAGACTCTGCACAATTTTTTAAAACACTAAATAAAAGGGTAAATCAATATTTTAGTGAAAACAAGATAAAGAAGACCGGGAACTGGAAGCTTCATTTAAAAACTGTAGTAATGTTTGCCGTTTTTCTTACCCCCTACTTTTTAATGCTTACATTGAACCTGCCCTTTTGGGGCTATGTCCTCTTATCAGTAACGATGGGCGTTGGAATGGCCGGAGTTGGTATGAACGTTATGCATGATGGCAATCATGGTTCATATTCAAATAAGAAATGGGTAAACAAATTAATGGGTGGCAGTATTTATATCCTTGCAGGAAATGTCTATAACTGGCAGGTACAGCATAATGTATTGCACCATACATATACAAATATTCAAGACCATGATGAAGACATGGAAGCTGGTAGGATACTCCGTTTTTCTAGACATGCCGAGTGGAGAAAGCATCATAAATTCCAACACTTTTATTCCATTTTTCTTTATGGATTGTTGACTTTTAATTGGGCCATAACCACAGATTTTCAACAGATGTACCGCTATATGAAGCGCAAACTATCTTATGGAAAACTACCAAATCCTGTAATAAATTGGAGTACATTGGTCATAACAAAGACAATATATATTACCATTTGGATTGTTTTGCCCCTGCTACTTGTTGATATCCCATGGTGGCAAATACTGCTTGGTTTCTTTATTATGCACTATGTAGCTGGAGTAATTTTAAGCGTAGTATTCCAATTGGCACATATTGTTGACGATGCTGACACTCCTCTTCCCGATGAAAATGGAACCATGAAAAATACTTGGGCCATTCATCAACTTGCCACAACAGTAAATTTTGGTACCAAAAACAGAATTGTAAACTGGTTTACCGGTGGATTAAACCATCAAGTAGAGCATCACATCTTTCCTAATATTAGTCATGTTCACTATACAAAAATCTCCAAAATTGTGAAACAGACCGCAAAGGAGTTTAATTTACCCTACAACGAATATAAAACTACAAGAAAAGCTATAATTTCGCACTTCAAACATTTGAAAGAATTGGGTAAGGAGCCAGTTCTTCAATACTAG
- a CDS encoding pyridoxal phosphate-dependent aminotransferase: MSNQLSERINNLVPSATLAMAAKARELRASGKDIIGLSLGEPDFNTPDYIKEAAIQAVNDGYNSYTPVDGYVELKDAIITKFKRDNDISYDHSQIVVSTGAKQALYNLAQACLNKGDEVILPCPYWVSYSDIVKLADGVPVEVATSIDTDFKMTPEQLEAAITPKTKMLWYSSPCNPSGSIYSKEELRRLADVLQKYPQIVVVSDEIYEHINYGVTAHASMGAFEDMYERTVTVNGVAKAFAMTGWRIGYIGAPAYIARACNKLQGQVTSGANCIAQRAVITALLESPSRIQYMVDEFKNRRKLILGLLNDIDGFKCNEPEGAFYVYPDVTAFFGKTLNGKTINNASDFAMYLLEEANVATVTGDAFGNGNSIRISYAASEEDIREAISRIAEAVGQ, encoded by the coding sequence ATGAGCAACCAACTTTCTGAAAGGATTAACAATTTAGTTCCTTCAGCTACGCTAGCAATGGCTGCAAAAGCCAGAGAGCTTAGAGCCTCAGGAAAAGATATTATTGGTCTAAGTTTAGGTGAACCTGACTTTAATACACCAGATTACATAAAAGAAGCCGCTATACAAGCCGTAAATGACGGATATAATTCGTACACACCGGTAGATGGGTATGTGGAACTCAAAGATGCCATTATCACTAAGTTTAAAAGGGATAATGATATTTCATATGATCATTCCCAAATTGTTGTTTCAACTGGGGCAAAGCAAGCGCTTTATAATTTGGCGCAAGCTTGTTTAAACAAAGGCGATGAAGTCATTCTTCCTTGTCCATATTGGGTAAGTTACAGCGATATTGTAAAACTTGCTGATGGGGTTCCTGTAGAAGTAGCCACTTCTATTGATACTGATTTTAAAATGACCCCAGAGCAGTTGGAAGCTGCAATCACTCCAAAAACCAAAATGTTGTGGTACAGCTCACCATGCAATCCAAGTGGATCTATTTATAGTAAAGAAGAATTAAGAAGATTAGCCGATGTTCTTCAAAAATATCCTCAAATAGTGGTTGTAAGTGATGAAATCTATGAGCACATCAACTACGGTGTAACTGCCCACGCCTCAATGGGGGCGTTTGAAGATATGTATGAACGGACCGTTACCGTAAATGGTGTTGCCAAAGCTTTTGCCATGACCGGATGGCGAATTGGATATATTGGAGCTCCTGCCTATATAGCGAGAGCTTGCAATAAACTTCAAGGGCAAGTGACCAGCGGTGCTAATTGTATTGCCCAGCGTGCAGTAATTACAGCCTTACTCGAATCTCCAAGTCGTATTCAATACATGGTTGATGAGTTTAAAAATCGTAGAAAACTGATTTTAGGACTATTGAATGATATTGACGGATTTAAATGCAATGAACCCGAAGGGGCTTTTTATGTGTATCCTGATGTAACAGCCTTTTTTGGAAAAACATTGAATGGGAAAACCATCAATAATGCATCGGATTTTGCCATGTATTTATTAGAAGAAGCCAATGTAGCCACTGTTACTGGTGATGCCTTTGGAAATGGTAATAGTATTCGAATTTCTTATGCGGCAAGTGAAGAAGATATTAGAGAAGCAATTTCTAGAATTGCCGAAGCAGTAGGGCAATAA
- a CDS encoding TrkH family potassium uptake protein, which translates to MGLNTRIIVHIMGLLLLCNGSFMLIAAFVSGVYKDGATLDITLAAIVTMLFGVMAMFYTRGHKKEVKRKEGYIVVTFGWVIMSISGTLPYLFSGAIPEVTNAFFETISGYTTTGASIMDDIESMPEGILFWRSLTHWIGGMGIIVLAIAILPLLGIGGMQLFAAEAPGPAGDKLHPRITDTAKRLWLIYFGYTVAETILLKLAGMSLFDAMNHSLATLSTGGFSTKNASLAYWNNQPLIQYITILFMFLAGSNFVLSYFAFTGKVQRILKDEEFKYYTIFLALFTIVAVLVVYFNANVPVSDFHPMVLGKAESAFRHALFQVVAIVTTTGFVTADFTGWTPFLTIFFFGLMFLGGSAGSTAGGIKVMRHLLIIKNGILEFKRTLHTNAIIPVRYNNKTVSEHIVYNIIAFFVLYMLFFIVGSLVLGFLGLDFVSAIGGSASSLGNVGPALGSLNPVSNYNSLPDAGKWWCGFLMLLGRLELFTVLIILTPYFWKRT; encoded by the coding sequence ATGGGACTTAATACGCGAATTATTGTTCACATTATGGGGCTATTGCTACTTTGCAATGGCTCTTTTATGCTTATTGCGGCATTTGTAAGTGGTGTTTATAAAGATGGAGCTACTTTAGACATTACGCTTGCGGCCATTGTTACGATGCTTTTTGGGGTAATGGCAATGTTTTACACAAGAGGCCATAAAAAAGAAGTAAAGCGTAAGGAAGGCTACATTGTTGTAACCTTTGGATGGGTTATCATGTCCATTTCAGGAACACTTCCTTATCTTTTTTCGGGGGCAATACCTGAAGTTACCAATGCTTTTTTTGAAACCATATCTGGTTATACCACAACGGGGGCTTCCATTATGGATGATATTGAATCCATGCCCGAAGGAATTCTTTTTTGGCGAAGTTTAACACATTGGATCGGTGGAATGGGGATTATTGTACTGGCGATTGCCATTCTTCCGCTTTTGGGCATTGGTGGAATGCAATTGTTCGCTGCAGAAGCACCTGGACCGGCAGGAGATAAATTGCATCCAAGAATTACAGATACTGCAAAACGATTGTGGTTAATTTATTTTGGATATACAGTTGCTGAAACCATTCTTTTGAAACTGGCAGGGATGTCACTTTTTGATGCAATGAACCATTCGTTAGCAACCTTGTCAACCGGAGGTTTTTCAACAAAGAATGCAAGTCTGGCCTATTGGAACAATCAACCCTTGATACAATATATTACCATTCTATTTATGTTTTTGGCAGGGAGTAATTTTGTATTGAGTTATTTCGCTTTTACGGGTAAAGTGCAACGAATACTGAAGGATGAAGAGTTTAAATACTATACTATTTTTTTAGCCCTTTTTACTATTGTAGCAGTATTGGTGGTGTATTTTAATGCGAACGTTCCCGTATCTGATTTTCATCCCATGGTTTTAGGGAAAGCCGAGAGCGCATTTAGACACGCGCTTTTTCAGGTTGTGGCAATTGTAACAACAACTGGTTTTGTTACTGCTGATTTTACAGGCTGGACTCCTTTTTTAACTATTTTCTTTTTTGGATTGATGTTCTTGGGAGGTTCTGCCGGGTCAACTGCTGGGGGAATAAAGGTAATGCGACATTTGTTGATTATCAAAAATGGTATTTTGGAGTTTAAAAGAACGCTGCATACAAACGCAATCATTCCGGTGCGCTACAATAATAAAACAGTTTCTGAGCATATCGTATATAATATCATTGCTTTTTTTGTGCTCTATATGTTGTTCTTTATTGTGGGATCCCTGGTTTTAGGTTTTTTGGGTCTGGATTTTGTGTCGGCAATTGGTGGTTCAGCGTCGTCCTTGGGTAATGTGGGGCCCGCTTTAGGAAGCCTTAATCCGGTTAGTAACTACAATAGTTTACCGGACGCAGGTAAATGGTGGTGTGGGTTTTTAATGCTATTGGGGAGATTGGAACTCTTTACAGTGCTTATTATTTTAACCCCGTATTTTTGGAAGCGTACCTAA
- the trkA gene encoding Trk system potassium transporter TrkA: MKIIIAGAGEVGFHLAKLLSYEAQEITLIDTDKESLSYADSHLDIRVLRGDATSIEVLQDAKVASCSLVIGVTASETTNLTLCMLAKQLGCKRTIARISNTEFMDNRELIKFDELGIDELISPEELAATEIQLLLNQSAFNDTYEFEGGLLTMIGVFLPKSAPFVGKMVKEAAKVFPELHFMPIALQRMGTQYTLIPRGDTVFKEGDQVYFITSAEGVEELYKLTGMQKKEIKNVMILGGSKVGFKTARDLCNKKFNVKLIERNKEKAFDIADDLPHALVINGDGRNVELLDEESLESMDAFIAVTGNSETNIMSCLVAKSKKIKKTIALVENMDYFQLSHSIGVDTLINKKLLAANNIFRYIRRGEVLALTRLNNLNAEILEFEVKATSLVNGEIIRELNFPREASIGGVIRDGKGIIALGDFKILEGDRVVVCCLPKAIPRIEKLFL, encoded by the coding sequence ATGAAGATTATAATTGCGGGGGCAGGTGAGGTTGGTTTTCATTTGGCAAAACTTTTGTCATATGAGGCACAGGAAATTACATTGATTGATACAGACAAAGAAAGTTTGTCGTACGCCGATAGTCATTTAGATATTAGAGTTCTGCGTGGTGATGCCACATCTATAGAGGTTCTACAGGATGCCAAGGTTGCTTCCTGTAGTTTGGTTATAGGGGTAACGGCATCGGAAACCACTAATTTGACGCTCTGTATGCTAGCCAAACAATTGGGGTGCAAAAGAACCATTGCCCGAATATCGAATACGGAGTTTATGGATAATAGGGAGCTTATCAAGTTTGATGAACTTGGTATTGATGAACTTATTTCTCCGGAAGAACTTGCTGCCACTGAAATTCAATTGTTGTTGAACCAATCTGCCTTTAACGATACTTATGAATTTGAAGGAGGTTTGTTGACAATGATTGGCGTTTTCTTGCCAAAATCCGCTCCATTTGTGGGGAAAATGGTGAAAGAAGCTGCTAAAGTTTTCCCAGAACTTCACTTTATGCCCATAGCGTTGCAACGTATGGGAACCCAATATACCCTCATTCCTAGGGGGGACACGGTCTTTAAAGAAGGAGATCAGGTTTATTTCATTACTTCTGCGGAAGGTGTTGAAGAGCTTTATAAGCTCACGGGCATGCAGAAAAAAGAAATCAAGAATGTAATGATTTTGGGGGGCAGTAAAGTTGGTTTTAAAACTGCTCGCGACCTTTGTAACAAGAAGTTTAATGTAAAGCTTATAGAGCGAAATAAGGAGAAAGCCTTTGATATTGCGGATGATCTACCGCATGCACTGGTCATTAACGGAGATGGAAGAAATGTGGAGCTTTTGGATGAAGAAAGTTTGGAATCCATGGATGCATTTATAGCTGTTACTGGGAATTCTGAAACCAATATCATGTCGTGTTTGGTTGCAAAATCAAAAAAAATTAAAAAGACCATTGCATTAGTGGAAAATATGGATTACTTCCAGCTTTCCCATTCCATTGGAGTTGATACTTTGATCAACAAGAAGCTTCTGGCAGCCAATAATATCTTTAGATATATACGAAGAGGGGAGGTATTGGCACTAACACGTTTAAATAATCTGAATGCCGAGATTTTGGAGTTTGAAGTAAAGGCTACCTCCTTGGTAAATGGTGAAATCATAAGAGAATTAAATTTTCCACGAGAAGCGAGTATAGGTGGTGTTATTAGAGATGGAAAAGGAATTATCGCCCTGGGAGATTTTAAAATTTTGGAAGGTGATCGTGTGGTGGTTTGTTGCTTGCCCAAAGCTATCCCAAGAATAGAAAAGTTGTTCTTATAA